A genome region from Cucumis sativus cultivar 9930 chromosome 4, Cucumber_9930_V3, whole genome shotgun sequence includes the following:
- the LOC101209042 gene encoding exocyst complex component EXO70H1 — MPKNGKKIFGFCSKVLLPLVSPPFSNNSSSTSEVASESMIDRTLQSAAEIINKWSTQSLAYTQVSSMFHHSKQEALRFIRCVNELQKVMYLLTSQKLVFSHRLMQTAMKRLQVEFYRILSVNREPLDVESSPVRVRTAEDCDVRKVSSVAMADLRAIADCMISSGYTKECVEIYTTVRKSVVDEGMYRLGIGKFSSQIIRKMNSEAVDFRITKWLEGAITAITTIFNAERDLCDYVFVSSESVRESCFTKTCKDGAMILFAFPEVIVKNQKSQKNLFYLLDMFTVIFENWSRIESIFSFESTEVIQSQAIASLSGLSESISAVLSDYESSIQNDSSNSLSVDGGIHSLSLQSMDCLSHLAEYREILYTIFSRWPPPKKSTLPSDSNSSSLDSDDSPISSVSSYMARIIFILLCKLDSKARQCDDISLSYLFLANNVRFVIWQVQSSNLHYLLGEEWIELHKGKVKQYIDSYEQLAWGKVISTLPVNPTAALTTAEVTEVYEKFNSSFKEAYRKQRSSVIPDPKLRFEILSIAKSWLPVYREFYNTHRFPVGEEVIARLTPEDVENYLSYLFFPHVESHSLPN, encoded by the coding sequence ATGCcgaaaaatggaaagaagattTTTGGATTTTGCTCAAAGGTGTTGTTGCCTTTGGTCTCTCCTCCTTTCTCCAACaattcttcttcaacatcCGAAGTTGCTTCCGAATCCATGATTGATCGGACTTTGCAATCCGCCGCTGAAATTATCAACAAATGGAGCACCCAATCCTTGGCCTATACCCAAGTGTCTTCCATGTTTCACCATAGCAAACAAGAAGCCCTGCGATTCATCCGGTGTGTGAACGAACTCCAAAAGGTTATGTATCTTTTGACCTCTCAGAAACTTGTGTTTTCTCATAGATTGATGCAGACTGCGATGAAGAGACTTCAGGTTGAGTTCTATCGGATTCTTTCCGTGAATCGCGAACCGCTCGATGTAGAATCGAGTCCTGTCCGAGTTCGTACAGCAGAGGATTGTGATGTGAGGAAAGTTTCATCCGTCGCCATGGCGGATCTGAGAGCGATAGCTGATTGTATGATCTCCTCTGGTTATACTAAAGAATGTGTTGAAATTTACACGACTGTTCGCAAATCTGTTGTCGACGAAGGAATGTACCGTCTCGGCATCGGGAAGTTTTCATCGCAAATTATCCGTAAGATGAATTCTGAAGCTGTTGATTTCAGAATCACGAAGTGGTTAGAAGGTGCGATTACTGCAATAACAACGATTTTCAATGCGGAGCGAGATTTGTGCGATTACGTTTTCGTGAGTTCCGAATCCGTTAGGGAATCTTGTTTCACCAAAACATGCAAAGACGGTGCTATGATTCTGTTTGCATTTCCAGAAGTTATCGTGAAGAATCAGAAATCGCAGAAGAATTTGTTCTACTTACTCGATATGTTCACTGTCATATTCGAGAACTGGTCAAGAATCGAATCGATCTTTTCATTTGAATCCACTGAAGTAATTCAATCACAAGCCATCGCCTCGCTCAGCGGTCTATCGGAATCAATCTCCGCAGTTCTCTCAGATTACGAGTCCTCCATTCAAAACGACTCCTCGAATTCCCTCTCCGTCGATGGCGGAATACACTCCTTATCTCTCCAATCTATGGACTGCCTCTCTCACCTCGCCGAGTACCGAGAAATCCTCTACACAATCTTCTCCCGGTGGCCGCCGCCAAAGAAATCAACTCTTCCGTCCGATTCTAATTCCAGTTCTTTAGATTCCGACGACTCTCCAATTTCATCAGTTTCTTCATACATGGCGCGGATAATCTTCATCCTCCTCTGCAAGCTCGACAGTAAAGCAAGGCAATGCGACGACATTTCACTCTCATACCTTTTCTTAGCCAACAATGTCCGATTCGTCATCTGGCAGGTCCAAAGCTCCAACCTCCATTATCTTCTCGGAGAGGAATGGATCGAACTGCACAAAGGAAAAGTAAAACAGTACATCGACAGTTACGAGCAATTGGCATGGGGAAAAGTAATATCGACGCTGCCGGTAAATCCGACGGCGGCTCTTACGACGGCGGAAGTGACGGAGGTTTACGAGAAGTTCAATTCGAGTTTCAAAGAAGCGTACCGGAAACAGAGATCGAGCGTCATACCGGACCCGAAACTCCGATTCGAAATATTGTCGATAGCGAAAAGCTGGTTGCCGGTGTACCGGGAATTTTACAATACGCACAGATTTCCGGTGGGGGAAGAGGTAATTGCAAGATTGACCCCTGAAGATGTAGAAAATTACTTATCTTACCTATTTTTTCCACACGTTGAATCACATTCATTACCCAACTAA
- the LOC101208798 gene encoding protein SODIUM POTASSIUM ROOT DEFECTIVE 3 isoform X1, which translates to MKTIDFFCASQASTAVDQPSSSPAGRFIDRHNPIIADARRSNVTSRTTNFPNPPCSSQYSPINPLPYHQLHAAAAAASPNVAGDQIRPSGVSGNHKDLKMKKKKKKSSSIITTDFVRWSCAKPSDLATPPGSMRYLLNDKSVPDGSMDRIPTPIPINKNQPSSNPQDPHHSKPTPQISSQDDSNKSPPSNQVVVLRVSLHCRGCEGKLRKHLSKMEGVNSFNIDFAAKKVTIMGNITPQGMLESVSKVKNAQFWPYADPTPTPTPNPNLNQNHHPNVLKKT; encoded by the exons ATGAAAACCATCGATTTCTTCTGCGCTTCCCAAGCCTCCACCGCCGTCGACCAACCTTCATCTTCCCCCGCCGGAAGATTCATCGACCGCCACAACCCCATCATCGCTGACGCCAGACGATCAAACGTCACTTCTAGAACAACTAATTTCCCCAACCCTCCATGTTCCTCCCAATACTCCCCCATTAATCCTCTCCCTTACCATCAACTCCatgccgccgccgccgccgcctcCCCTAATGTCGCCGGGGACCAGATCCGGCCGTCCGGCGTCTCCGGAAATCATAAGgatttgaagatgaagaagaagaagaagaagagttcaTCCATTATTACAACTGACTTTGTAAG GTGGAGCTGTGCAAAGCCCAGTGATTTGGCTACGCCTCCTGGGTCGATGCGATACCTTTTGAACGACAAGTCGGTTCCTGATGGTTCCATGGATCGGATTCCCACGCCTATCCCAATTAACAAAAACCAACCTTCATCTAACCCACAAGATCCACACCATTCTAAACCAACGCCCCAGATTTCTTCCCAGGACGACTCCAATAAATCTCCACCTTCCAATCAG GTTGTTGTTTTGAGGGTATCATTGCATTGCAGAGGCTGTGAAGGAAAACTTAGGAAACATCTCTCCAAAATGGAAG GAGTGAACTCATTCAACATAGATTTTGCGGCAAAAAAGGTGACGATAATGGGAAATATAACGCCACAGGGTATGTTGGAAAGTGTATCGAAGGTTAAAAATGCCCAATTTTGGCCATATGCAGACCCAACTCCAACTCCAACTCCAAACCCTAATCTTAATCAAAATCATCACCCAAATGTATTGAAAAAAACctaa
- the LOC101208798 gene encoding protein SODIUM POTASSIUM ROOT DEFECTIVE 3 isoform X2, whose product MKTIDFFCASQASTAVDQPSSSPAGRFIDRHNPIIADARRSNVTSRTTNFPNPPCSSQYSPINPLPYHQLHAAAAAASPNVAGDQIRPSGVSGNHKDLKMKKKKKKSSSIITTDFVRWSCAKPSDLATPPGSMRYLLNDKSVPDGSMDRIPTPIPINKNQPSSNPQDPHHSKPTPQISSQDDSNKSPPSNQVVVLRVSLHCRGCEGKLRKHLSKMEVICKCRSELIQHRFCGKKGDDNGKYNATGYVGKCIEG is encoded by the exons ATGAAAACCATCGATTTCTTCTGCGCTTCCCAAGCCTCCACCGCCGTCGACCAACCTTCATCTTCCCCCGCCGGAAGATTCATCGACCGCCACAACCCCATCATCGCTGACGCCAGACGATCAAACGTCACTTCTAGAACAACTAATTTCCCCAACCCTCCATGTTCCTCCCAATACTCCCCCATTAATCCTCTCCCTTACCATCAACTCCatgccgccgccgccgccgcctcCCCTAATGTCGCCGGGGACCAGATCCGGCCGTCCGGCGTCTCCGGAAATCATAAGgatttgaagatgaagaagaagaagaagaagagttcaTCCATTATTACAACTGACTTTGTAAG GTGGAGCTGTGCAAAGCCCAGTGATTTGGCTACGCCTCCTGGGTCGATGCGATACCTTTTGAACGACAAGTCGGTTCCTGATGGTTCCATGGATCGGATTCCCACGCCTATCCCAATTAACAAAAACCAACCTTCATCTAACCCACAAGATCCACACCATTCTAAACCAACGCCCCAGATTTCTTCCCAGGACGACTCCAATAAATCTCCACCTTCCAATCAG GTTGTTGTTTTGAGGGTATCATTGCATTGCAGAGGCTGTGAAGGAAAACTTAGGAAACATCTCTCCAAAATGGAAG TGATTTGTAAATGTAGGAGTGAACTCATTCAACATAGATTTTGCGGCAAAAAAGGTGACGATAATGGGAAATATAACGCCACAGGGTATGTTGGAAAGTGTATCGAAGGTTAA
- the LOC101208558 gene encoding uncharacterized protein LOC101208558, with protein sequence MIHHSRYNLPSTHLHPTSAHRSPLPPGNRKNEKQRNLRTMGCDSGSCSSGITEDDSFTLELGWRSSKGSFGPPVKKLLADEMSKETEMKKRSPSIIAKLMGLDGMPPTRCANNRQKCPSEGSSPRCISKEKVGRRGTYLDGQVTKRSSKDQQEFKDVFEVLETSKTGQSRNPDQGAGRFEVAESEMAFIRQKFLDAKRLSTDEKTQDSREFHDALDALESNRDLLLKFLHQPGSLFARHLHDLQDVGSCSVHGCLPAIESLDNRKCDYPGFRGNSDRGTPPKKSSKSNNNHSSYSDSSFSAHSSKSFQILESKDELDHLPTRIVVLKPNIGKVQNARNIIFQAHSFEECSDLGDLKTAERTNKDFRGKKDSLDKKVVSRHSCKESREIPSGKTRQMRNEVSVSPLNSTCSNFQGYAGDESSCSLSGNESSEEPVVRNVNLKSSSNLNMGYRQSSSRHKESSISREAKKRLTARWRSSRISEDKGVVSRGSTLADMLAANAKEVTLADSYAQIAEEGFPGKFSNDVQPGKKVEPFGISSNDGWKDDRIKLTRSRSLPASSIGFGRPKTVHRSNKHLISKELKRENNKAVKINFDQKECLPWQKSTPSKITPSFKGNQISTNTYSLDHSSSKIASTEFEASCSSVNDRNPISQSVEDDGDGCTMTFHETPNDLELDSSEHISTVRNSCVDHQDNTMQEEEPSVASPVLLHKSVPALESPATSKEADQPSPVSVLEPAFGDDLSSCSECFESVSADLQGLRMQLQLLKFESEAFTEGPMVVSSDEDSTEVSSELPPDEKKGPWRTNDSWEFSYLLDILTNAGLNNNCNASAVLATLHSSDCPIDPKMFEQLEEKHSVAPSTTRSDRKLLFDQIYSGIMTISQQFMDPQPWAGRRGSKTQIARKWMMKNEELQNRICKFLHTQTVRNDIVEEESQWQDLGDEIDAIGREIERLMINEVLDEIVTM encoded by the exons ATGATTCACCATTCCCGCTACAACCTTCCTAGTACTCATCTTCATCCCACCTCCGCTCACCGCTCCCCACTACCACCAG GAAATAGAAAGAATGAGAAACAGAGAAACTTACGGACTATGGGCTGTGATTCCGGTTCGTGCAGTAGTGGAATCACAGAAGACGACTCG TTCACTCTTGAGCTGGGGTGGCGATCTTCTAAAGGCTCTTTTGGACCTCCAGTGAAAAAACTATTAGCAGATGAAATGTCTAAAGAAactgaaatgaaaaagaggtCGCCCAGCATTATCGCCAAATTGATGGGGCTTGATGGCATGCCACCTACGAGGTGTGCTAATAATCGACAAAAATGTCCATCAGAGGGTTCTTCCCCGAGGTGTATTTCAAAGGAGAAGGTGGGAAGGAGGGGCACATATCTTGATGGTCAAGTGACTAAGAGAAGCTCAAAGGATCAACAGGAATTTAAGGACGTCTTTGAGGTCTTGGAAACGTCAAAGACAGGGCAGAGTAGAAACCCAGATCAAGGAGCTGGAAGATTTGAAGTGGCTGAATCAGAAATGGCATTCATTCGGCAGAAGTTCTTGGATGCTAAGCGATTATCAACTGATGAGAAGACACAAGATTCAAGGGAATTTCATGATGCACTTGATGCGTTGGAGTCAAACCGAGATCTTCTACTCAAATTTCTACATCAACCAGGTTCGTTGTTTGCTAGGCATCTGCATGATTTGCAAGATGTCGGCTCGTGCTCTGTCCATGGTTGCTTACCTGCTATTGAATCATTAGATAACAGGAAGTGTGACTACCCTGGGTTTCGGGGCAATTCAGATAGGGGAACTCCTCCAAAAAAGAGTAGTAAATCGAATAACAACCATTCCAGCTACTCAGACAGTTCCTTTTCCGCCCATTCTTCAAagtcttttcaaattttggaaagtAAAGATGAACTGGATCATCTTCCCACGAGAATTGTTGTTCTCAAACCCAACATTGGCAAAGTGCAAAATGCTAGAAACATTATTTTCCAAGCTCATTCTTTTGAAGAATGTTCAGATCTTGGAGACTTAAAAACTGCCGAAAGGACAAACAAGGATTTTAGGGGAAAGAAAGACTCCCTAGATAAGAAAGTTGTATCTAGGCACAGTTGCAAAGAATCCAGAGAAATTCCTAGTGGGAAAACGAGGCAGATGAGAAATGAAGTTAGTGTATCCCCTTTGAATTCAACATGTTCCAATTTCCAAGGATATGCAGGGGACGAGAGTTCTTGCAGTTTGTCTGGAAATGAATCGTCAGAAGAACCTGTGGTGAGgaatgttaatttaaaaagttcgTCCAACTTGAATATGGGATATCGACAATCATCTTCACGTCATAAGGAATCATCAATCAGTAGAGAGGCAAAGAAAAGACTCACTGCTAGGTGGAGATCCTCTCGGATCTCTGAGGATAAGGGAGTTGTTAGTAGAGGCAGCACCCTGGCTGACATGTTAGCTGCCAATGCTAAAGAAGTTACCCTTGCAGATTCGTATGCACAAATTGCAGAGGAGGGATTCCCAGGGAAATTCTCGAACGATGTGCAACCTGGTAAAAAGGTTGAACCTTTTGGCATAAGCAGCAATGATGGCTGGAAAGACGACCGTATCAAACTAACCAGGTCGAGATCTCTTCCTGCTTCATCAATTGGCTTTGGAAGACCTAAAACAGTGCACCGATCTAACAAGCACTTAATCTCAAAAGAGCTTAAACGGGAAAACAATAAGGCtgtaaaaatcaattttgatcaGAAGGAATGCCTACCATGGCAGAAATCAACACCCAGCAAGATAACGCCCTCATTTAAGGGAAACCAGATTAGCACGAATACTTACTCTCTTGACCACAGTTCATCTAAAATCGCTTCTACAGAGTTTGAGGCCTCCTGTTCCTCTGTCAATGACAGAAATCCAATTTCTCAAAGTGTTGAGGATGATGGAGATGGCTGCACAATGACGTTTCATGAAACACCTAATGACTTGGAGTTAGACTCATCGGAGCACATATCAACAGTTCGAAATTCTTGTGTTGACCACCAAGACAATACAATGCAAGAG GAAGAGCCATCAGTAGCAAGTCCCGTGCTCTTGCACAAATCTGTACCTGCTCTTGAATCTCCAGCTACCTCGAAGGAGGCTGATCAGCCAAGTCCAGTTTCAGTTCTAGAACCTGCTTTTGGTGATGATCTCTCCTCATGTTCTGAATGTTTTGAGAGTGTTAGCGCGGACCTCCAAG GTCTCCGAATGCAGCTTCAACTACTCAAGTTTGAATCTGAAGCATTTACAGAGGGTCCCATGGTCGTATCCAGCGATGAAGATTCAACAGAAGTATCTTCCGAGCTACCACCAGATGAGAAGAAGGGTCCATGGAGAACAAACGATAGCTGGGAGTTCTCTTATTTACTTGACATCTTAACCAATGCAGGGCTTAATAATAATTGCAATGCAAGTGCTGTATTAGCAACCCTGCACTCCTCCGATTGCCCTATCGATCCGAAGATGTTCGAGCAGCTTGAAGAAAAGCACAGCGTAGCTCCCTCAACGACACGGTCTGATCGGAAGCTACTTTTCGACCAGATATACTCAGGAATAATGACAATTAGCCAACAGTTCATGGATCCCCAGCCATGGGCAGGGAGGAGGGGTTCAAAAACACAGATTGCTAGGAAATGGATGATGAAGAATGAGGAACTCCAAAACAGAATATGTAAGTTTCTTCACACCCAAACAGTTAGGAATGATATAGTAGAGGAGGAGTCACAATGGCAGGATTTAGGAGATGAAATTGATGCGATAGGTAGGGAAATTGAAAGGTTGATGATAAATGAGGTTTTAGATGAAATAGTCACAATGTGA